ATCGCGGGTTCGTCCTTCCTCGGGTGTCCACGCCCGATGGCGGTGCGGTCCGACGGCCGGAGTCTCCTGGCTCCCGGATCACCGCTCCCCCTCGGCCTTCCGGCACTGGCGCCGTGGCCCTCACGAGGGGGGACTCCCCTGGTCACAGTTGCGGGACAGCCCCGGATTCGCACCGGGTTCCTCCGCGTCCGTCGCCCGCAAGGATCGCACACCGGCGCGCCGCGCGGGCGACGGCCCCGGCAGGGACGGCGTCACGCGGGCGGCGCCTGCGGGATCGCGAACCACACGGCCTTGCCGCGGACGGACGGTCCGAGCCGCGACCGCGTGCGGCGCATCCCCCACCGGCCGTGCGCCAGCTCGCGGACGATGCCGAGCCCGCGGCCGCAGTCGCCGGACGTCCACGAGTAGCCGGGCAGGGCGGCGTCGGCGAGCGCGTCGAACACGGCGCAGCGCACCTCGCCCGTCCCCTCGCCGCCGGTGCCGTCGTCGCCGAAGTACAGCCACAGCTCGTGGGGGCCGTGGTCGCCGGCGTGCTGGTGGGCGTTGGTGGCGAGCTCGCTGACCATCAGCTGGGCGTCGCCGATCACGTCGCGGGGGAAGTCCAGCGCGGCGAGCGCGTCGCGCAGGACGCGGCGCGCGTGGCCCGCGCAGCCGGGGCCGCCGGGCAGCGCCCACACCCAGCCGGGACGGGTACCGGCGGGGGCGTCCGGCTCATCGGTCATCGCATCGGCCATGTTCTGCGCGATGTGCGCGGTCGTGTGCACGGTGGTGTGCGCGGTCTCCGGCGCGGGTCCGGGGCCCGGCACCGGGGCCGGTCCGTGCACAGGACGGGTTTCGGCCTCGAAGGGCGGCTTCGCCGGCTCGGTCCGGACGTCCGTTACGTGGGCTGATGAGGTCTTCACGGGTCCTCCCGCAACTTCATGCCAGGGGTGCGCGGCGGGGCTCGCTCGTCACTTTCGGTCCCCGAGCAGTCACGGATCCCAGCGTTACGTGAGATTCTCACCTTTGCAACTGCCTTCGGGAAATCGACCTGCCTTCGTGCCGGGTTGCGGCAATCTCGTTGTGGCGCACCCGCCGAGTGAGGAGACTCGCCCCCATGACTTACCGACCCACCGTCCGCGGCCGCCGCCTGGCCCGCGAGATCCGCCGGCTGCGCGAGGAGCAGAAGCTCACGCTGCAGGAGGTCGCGGACCGGCTCGACTGGTCGCGGGCCACGATCTCCCGCCTCGAGACGGGCCAGACCCGCCCGAAACCGGGCGACATCGCCGACATCCTCGATCTGTACGGGGTGCCGAGCCCCGAGCGCGACTCGCTGATCACGCTCGCCCGGCAGGCGGGTCAGCGCGGCTGGTGGACCGCGTACCAAGACGTGTTCGCGGGGAGCTACGTCGCCCTTGAGGACGAGGCGTCGCACATCCGGACCTGGGACCCCCAGCTCATCCACGGGCTGCTGCAGACCGAGCAGTACGCGCGCGCCGTCATCACCGCGGGCAGGCTGCTGCCGAACCCGGAGGACATCGAGCGCCGCATCTCCGCGCGCAAGCACAGGCAGGGGCTCCTCAACCGGGACACCGCGCCCCAGCTGCACGTGATCTTCGACGAGGGGGTGCTGCGGCGGCAGATCGGCGAGGAGGGCGTGATGCGCGCCCAGCTGGAGTCTCTCGTCGCCGCCGCGGAACGCCCGACGATCACCATTCAGGTACTTCCGTACTCGACAAGGGAGCATGCGGGCCTAGACGGACGTTTCACCATATTGTCGTATCCGGACCCCGCAGACCCCGATATCGCCTACGTAGAGGGCACCATGGGCGACGTTTACCTTGAGAGCGCGGAGGCAATAGCAAAACATAGGGACCGCTTTGATCTGATCAAGGCGGCCGCTCTGTCCACCGAGGAATCCGCGCACCTCATCGCCGAGGCAGCAAGGAGCAGCCCGTGACCAACCTGCAGCGCGACCTGACCGGGGCCGCTTGGCGCAAGTCCTCCCACAGCGGGAGCGGCGACCAGTGCGTCGAGGTGGCCCCCCTCTCCCGCGATCTGCGCGCTGTCCGCGACTCGAAGGACCCCGGCGGTCCGGCCCTCGTGCTGACCCCCGCCGCCTTCGAGGCCCTCCTGACCACCGCCAGGGAGGCATAGCCGGGTGCGTCGAGGGGCCGCGGTCTCCCCCGGCCGCGGCCCTTCGCCATGCCCGGACGCCGCACGGCGATCGCGGGCCGCGCGCGCCGCGGGCGCACTCGTCCGGCCGCGACGCTTCCGCAAAAGTAGAACGTGTTCTACCATCGCGGTGCGTCGTCAACGCGGACAAGGGGTGGATCGTGAGCACGGAGCTCAAGCTGGGCGTGAACGTCGGCTACTGGCAGCGCGAGCCGGAGGACCAGACCGAGACCGTCCTCGCGGCCGAACGCCTCGGCTACGACTCGGTGTTCACCGCCGAGGCGTACGGATCGGACGCGTTCACCCCGCTGACCTGGTACGCGGCCCGGACGTCCCGGATCAAGCTGGGCACCGCCGTGGTGCAGATGTCGGCGCGCACGCCGGCCGCCACCGCGATGCACGCCCTCACCCTCGACGCGCTGTCGGGCGGACGGGTGATCCTCGGGCTCGGCGCATCCGGCCCGCAGGTCGTCGAGGGCTGGTACGGGCAGCCGTTCCCGAAGCCGCTGGCCCGTACGCGCGAGTACCTCGACATCGTCCGGCGGGTGTGGCGCCGCGACGAGCCGGTGACCGGCGCGGGACCGCACTACCCGCTGCCGCTGCCCGGCGGTGCCGGACTCGGCAAGCCGCTGAAGTCGATCGTGCATCCCGTGCGCCCCGAGATCCCCGTCTATCTGGGCGCGGAGGGCCCGAAGAACGTCGCGCTCGCCGCCGAGGCGACGCAGGGCTGGCTGCCGCTGTTCGTCGACCCCGAGCAGATCGAGCCGGTGTTCGGCGGCTCCCTCGCCGGACGTCCGGACGGCTTCGAGATCGCGGCGACGGTCACCACGATCGTCACCGACGACCTGGCGTCCGCGCTCGAGTTCGCCAAGATCCCGCTCGCGTTCTACATCGGCGGGATGGGCGCCCGCGACCGCAACTTCCACCTCGACCTCATCGGCCGGCTCGGCTACGCCGAGCAGGCGGCGCGCGTCCAGGAGCTGTTCCTGGACGGCCGGCGCCAGGAGGCGATCAAGGCGGTGCCGGACGACCTGGCCGACTCGATCTCGCTCCTCGGGCCCATCGGGCGCATCAAGGAGCGCCTGCAGCTGTGGCGCGACAGCCCGGTCACCACGCTGCTGATCGCCGGGGTGAAGGACGAGCCGACCCTGCGGGCCATCAAGGAGACGGCCGACGGATAGAACCCGTTCTCACCCGGGAATTACCGCGGCGACCCGCGCGCTGCACGGGATGAACCCCGAAGATCACACGTTGGGAAGAGGGACACACGATGTCCGCGCAGGAAGACGCCGCCCGCCTGCTCGTCCGCACCCTGGAGGCAGAGGGCGTCGAGTACGTCTTCGGCATCCCCGGCGAAGAGAACATCCACTTCGTCAACGCGCTGAACGACTCGTCGATCCGCTACGTCCTCGTCCGGCACGAGCAGGGCGCCGCGTTCATGGCCGAGATCTACGGCCGGCTCACCGGGAAGGCGGGCGTCGCGTCGGCGACGCTCGGCCCGGGCGCGATCAACCTGCAGCTCGGCGTCGCCGACGCCACCACCAACAGCACCCCGGTCGTCGCGATCTCCGCGCAGGTCGGGCTCGACCGCATCTACAAGGAATCGCACCAGATCGTCGACCTGGTGTCGCTGTTCCGCCCGATCACCAAGTGGGCGGAGCTGGCACCGCGCGCCGAGGCGCTCCCGGAGATGGTGCGCAAGGCGTTCAAGACGGCGCAGACCGAGCGGCCCGGGGCCGTCTACCTGGCGATCCCCGAGGACGTCGAGTCGGCGACGGTCCCGGCCGGTCTCGCGCCGCTGCCGGTGAACGTCGTGCGCCCGCAGGAGCCGTCGCCGTCGCAGGTGGCACGGGCGGCGGACGTCCTCGCGCTCGCGCGGCGCCCGATCGTCCTGGCGGGGCACGGCGCGACCCGGCACCACGCGGGGGACGCGCTGGTGCACCTGTCCGAACGGCTCGGGCTGCCGGTCGCGACGACGTTCAACGGCAAGGGCGTGTTCCCGGACGACCACCGCAACGCGCTCGGCGCGGTCGGGTTCATGCGGCACGACTACGTGAACTTCGGGTTCGACGAGGCCGACGTGCTCATCACCGTCGGCTACGAGCTGCAGGAGTTCGACCCCGTCAAGATCAACCCGGACGGCGACAAGAAGATCATTCATGTCCATCCGTCGCCCGCCGAGGTGGACGACCACTACGCCGTCGAGGTCGGCATCCAGGGCGACATCTCCCGCTCCCTCTACGCGCTGGCCGACGCGACGCACCGCCGGTTCGACGTGAACGGGACGGGCCGCAAGATCCGCGAGCTGATGCGGGCGGAGCTGGCCGAGGGCGCCACCGAGGACGGCTTCCCTCTCTCCCCCCGCCGCATCGTCACCGACGTCCGCGCCGCGATGGGCCGCAAGGACATCGTGCTCGCCGACACCGGCGCGGTGAAGATGTGGATGGCGCGCATGTACCCGACGTACGAGCCGAACACGCTGCTGGTGTCGAACGGGCTGTCGTCCATGGGCTTCGCGGTGCCGGGCGCGATCGCCGCCAAGCTCGCCCATCCCGACCGGAAGGTCCTCGCCGCGACCGGCGACGGCGCGTTCCTGATGAACTCGCAGGAGCTCGAGACCGCCGTCCGGGAGAACGTTCCGATCACCGTGCTGATCTGGGACGACTCGGCGTACGGGCTCATCGAGTGGAAGATGGACCTCGAACTCGGCCGAAGCTCCCACATCAAGTTCGGCAACCCGGACTTCGTGAAGTACGCCGAGAGCTTCGGCGCCCACGGGTACCGGGTCGAGTCGGCGGACGAGCTGCTGCCCACGCTGCGCAAGGCGCTCGCCGACGACGGCGTCTCGGTCGTCACCGTCCCGGTCGACTACTCCCACAACCTGCGGCTCACCGACAAGCTGGGCGAGCTGACCGACCCGTTCTGATCTTCTGACCGCGCGGCGCCCGGCGGCGGCGCGCCGCGCCGCTAGCGGTCGCGGTCCCGCCGGGCGGCGGCGATCTGCCGCCGGATGGCCAGGTCGTGCAGCGCGGCCGAGCCGCCGGGCGCGTCCGCCGGCTCGTGGCTCGCGGCGCGCGCGGGGTCGACCAGGCGGCGCAGCCCGACGCGCATCGTCCGCTGGTCGATGGCGACGAGCCCGGACAGCGCCAGCAGCGCCACGCCCTGGTCGAGCGCCGCGAGCAGCGCGCCCACCTCGGCGGAGGCGAGCGGCTCGCCGTCCGGGCGCGCCCCGTCGGCGATGCGCGTGTAGAGGTCCAAGAGCCGCCGGACGCGGCCGGCCAGCGCCTCGCTGAGCCGCTCGTCGCGGGCCGCGACCGCGATGAACTCCAGCGTGGCCAGCGCCATGCCGCGGATCACCTCGGCGACCTCGGTGTCGGTCTCGGGGAGGACCGGGTCGAAGGGGTCCCAGACGCGCCCCGAGACCTCGCGGAGGTTGGCGTCCATCACGGCGAGGAAGAGATCCGCCTTGCCGTCGAAGTTGGAGTAGACGGCGCCCCTGGTGTAGCCGGCGATGCGCGCGATCTCGCCGAGGCCGGCCCCGTGGTAGCCGTCCCGGGAGAAGACGTCCCGAGCCGCCTCGACGAGCGCGGCGCGCGTCTGTTCCTGACGTTCGCCGCGCGTGGGCAGCCCGGTCGAGTGTTCGTCCACGGCCCTCATCGTACCGGCCGAATACCTTCCGCACTCAGATACATCCTGTTTCTGAACACATGTAGTATCCGAAAACAGAATGTATCTGAGGAGGCGTGCATGACAGCGGTGCTGGAGATCGAGGGGCTCACGCGCAGATTCGGGACGGTCGTCGCCAACGACGACGTGTCGCTGCGCGTGCGGCCCGGCGAGGTGGTGGGCCTGCTGGGCCACAACGGCGCGGGCAAGACCACGCTCGTCTCGCAGGTGGTCGGGCTGCTGCGCCCCGACGCGGGACGCATCACCGTCGGGGGTGTCGACGCGGTGGCGCGGCCGGCCGCGGCCCGCCGCATGGTGGCGCTGCAACCGCAGGCCCACGTACCGATCGACGGCCTCACCCTGACCGCGGCGGTCAAGGTGGCCGCCCGCCTGCGCGGCCTGGACGCCGGGCAGGCCGGCGAGGCCGCCCGGCGGCTGGTGGCCGAACTCGGCCTCGGGGCGTGGGCGGACCGGCGCGCGCTGCCCGAGGGGCGCGGCCTGTCCGGCGGAGTCCGGCGGCTCGCCGGATTCGCGATGGCCGTCGTCGGCGGTGCGCCGCTGGTGATCCTCGACGAGCCGAGCAACGACGTCGACGCCGTGCGCCGCCGCGCGCTGTGGGCGACGGTGCGCCGGGTCGCCGATCAGGGGTCCGGCGTCCTGCTGGTGACCCACAACGTCGTGGAGGCGGAACGGGTGGTCGACGAACTGGTGGTGCTCGACGCCGGACGCGTGGTGATCGCGGGCACACCGGCCCGGCTGCGCGGTGACGACGGGCTGCGCCTGGAACTGCATCTCGTGCCGGACGGGCCCGACCCGTCCGACCCGGGCACCGCCACGGCGGGCGGGCCGCCCGTGCCCGTCCCGGTGCGGCGCCGCGTCCGTTCCGGCCGCCGCGTCCTGCTGACCGTCCCTCCCGACGCCGCGGCGGCCGCGGTCTCCTGGGCGGCGTCCCACCGGGAACAGGGGACTCTCGACGGGTACGCGCTCACCCCGGCCACGCTCGAGGACGCCTACCTCGCCGCGACATCGGACCCGGCGCGCGAGACCGAGGGGGTGACCGGCGGTGCCTGAGGCCCCGGCGTTCGCGCCTTCCCCGGCTCCGGCCCCCGCGGGCATCGGCCCGTGGGGCGCCTACCGCACGCTGCTCTCGTGGCAGCTCGCGCAGATCGGCGGGCTGCTGCCGCTCCTCGTGGTGGTGCAGGCGCTGCTGGCGGCCGGCATCGTCATCGGCTTCGGCCTGCTCGTCCCGAGCATCGACGCCTCGACGGCCGTGTTCCTGACGACGGGCGCGCCGACCGTGCTGCTGCTGACCATCGGCCTGGCCATCGTGCCGCAGGGCGTGGCGCGGACCCGGCTCGACGGCACCTTCACCTACATGCGCGCGCTGCCGGTGCCGCGCCCGCTGCTCTTCCTCGCCGACCTGACGGTGTGGGTCGCGATCAGCACGCCTTCCGTGGGCGTCGCCGTGCTCGTCGGCTGGCTGCGCTACGACCTGCGGCCGTCGTTCCACTGGCCGCTGCTGATCTGCGCCGCGCTGCTCGTGGCGGTCACCGCCACGGCCGTCGGATACGCGGTCGCCGTGGTGCTCAAACCCATGCTGGCCCAGCTGGTCAGCCAGGTGCTGGTCTTCTTCGTCCTGCTCTTCTCCCCGGTCACCTTCCCGGAGAGCAGGCTGCCCGGCTGGTACCGCACCCTGCACGACGTCCTGCCCGTCCGTCCGGGGGCGGACCTGTTGCGGGCCGGGCTGGCGTCCGATCTCTACGAGGCCGACGTCCGCGACCTCATCGTGCTGGTCTGCTGGTGCGCGGCGGGCGTGGCGATCAGCATCCGCGCCCTGGTCCGCCGCGACTGAGCGACGCGCGTCAGGCGCGGCAGAGGATCTCGCCGTGCAGGACGGCGAACCAGCCGTCCTCGGCGGCCGCCCACGCCTTCCACCCCGCGTAGATCCGCTCCAGGTCGTCGCGGGTGGCGTGGCCTTCGGCGACGGCGGTGTCGGCGACGGCCGACCGGGCGAGGCGCCCGCCCCACGACTCGGCCCACCAGGCGCGCTCGTCCGGCGTGGCGAAGCACCAGGACGACGCGGACGCGCGCACGTCGGCGAACCCGGCCTCGCGGGCCCACGCGGCCAGCCGCCGTCCGGCGTCGGGCTCGCCGCCGTTGCCCCGCGCCACCCGGTAGTAGACGGGCAGCCACGCGTCCATGCCCGGCGGGTCCGGGTGCCAGACCATGCCGCCGAAGTCGGCCTCCCGCACCGCGACGACGCCGCCCGGCTTGGCGACGCGGCGCATCTCGCGCAGCGCGCCGACCGGGTCGGCGATGTGCTGCAGCACCTGGTGGGCGTGGACGACGTCGAACGCGCCGTCGGGGAAGCGCAGGTCGTAGACGTCTCCGACGGCGAACTCGACGTTGCGCACTCCATCCGGGATCGCCCGCGTCGCCTGCTCGACGACGCTCTCGGCGGCGTCGACGCCGACGACGCGGCCGGGCGCGACGCGGCCGGCCAGCCCCGCGGTGATCGAGCCGGGCCCGCAGCCGACGTCCAGCACCGACGCGCCCGGACGCAGATGCTCGATCAGGTACGCGGCCGAGTTCTCGACCGTCCGCCACCGGTGGGCGCTCAGGACGGTCTCGTGATGTCCGTGGGTGTAGGTCGCTTCGCCCGCCATGGGGATCACTCACCTCTCCTTCGAGATGCCCGCACCCTACGACGGCTTCTCAGAGTATGAGAAATGCGTATCAAATAATGAGACACAGGGACAAAGAAAGAGCCGGGACGCTGTCGTCCCGGCTCTGTCTACGCTACGGTTTCCCCCGTCAGGCGGCGGCCGCGTGCGTCGGCCGACGGCGCCTGCCCCGAGCGGGCAGCGTCTCGACCGTGGCGAGCGCGCGAGGCGGCTCGGCATAGGCGTTCATCGTCGCGTGGGTGAGTTCGGTCAGCCACGGCTGCACGGCGGTCCGCTCTGCGGGCCCGTCCAGCCGCGGGCGAGAGATATGGAAAGTCGCCTCCACTGCCACGCCCCTTCCTGTACGCCGACGGCCAAGCCCCCCGGCGAGGCCGTCGCCTTTGACGTACCCCCTGGTACGTCGTAACAAGCGTCACGGTTCGGCATCTGTTCCCAGAAGCCCCTGTGATCACCTGCACAAACTACGACGCGCCACTGACATTTCCGGCTAGTCCGGACGGGGCGCGGGGTCGGTCGTCACGGCCCGCAGAAGCGGCCGGCTGAGGGCGCTCGCGGCGAGGATCCCGCCGAAGCCGGCCACGAGGAACGCCGCGAGCGTCAGCAGGCTTTCCGTCCCGACGCCGGTCGCGAACGGGGACCCGAAGAACAGGCCGGCGAGCAGCGAACCGCCGCCCATCACCGCGAGCGGGACGAGCGTCTCCTGGCGGCGCGCGCGGTCGAGCACGCCCAGCGGCGTCCCGGCGAGGCGGAGCATCGCGTAGGTCCGGCGGCGGTCCAGGACGGCGGACGCGCCGGTGATGCCCGCGCTGGTGGTCCCGATCAGGAACGAGACGGCGAGGACGGTCAGCGCGCCCGTCCGCAGGTCGCCGAGCAGGCGGCGGCCGCCGGTGTCGTCGTCGGCGGGGGTGGTGGCGACGTGGCCGGGGACGAGCCCGTGCAGCGCGGTGCGGGCGCGGTCGACGGCGGCGGCGCCGCCCGGCACGGTGATCGTCACGAGGTCGTCGCCCGCGCGGGGGTCGCCGCCGGGACGTCCGGTCGAGACGGCGGCCTCGGTCCCGGTGAGCCGCTCCTTCGCCCGCGCGGCGACGGCGGCCGGTTCGCGTCCGTCCGGGACGGCGATCCGGAGCCGGTCGGACGGTGCGGACTCGATCGCCCCCGGGTTCAGCAGCGCGAGGAACCCGGCGACGAACCCGGTGAGCGCGACGCCCGCGACCGTCCGCCACACCGAGCGCGGGTCGTCGCGCAGGCGGCGGCCCGCGAGCAGCCGGGAGGGAGTGCGGGCGAGCGCGACCATGCACCCGCCGATCACCGACACCACCCACGGCCCGGCGTAGTTGATGGTGAGGAACGCCAGCGTCATCAGCACGAGCAGGATCGCGAGCCCCGCGTACCGCATTCCCATCAGCCCGCCGCCGACGGCGCCGAACGCGACGAGGACCGCGAGCAGGCTCAGGACCCGGACGGCCCGCAATGCGGGCGGCGTCTCGCGGCGGGCGACGCCGAGGGGGCTGATCACGACGCGGCGCAGCCCGACGACGGCGCTGGCGCCGACGAGCAGCGGCACGGCGGCGAGGACGGCCGCGACGACCGGGAGGCCGGGCCACAGGTGGGCGGTGAACCAGCCGCCGCCCTGAATGGTGATGTGGGCGAGGGCCGGGACGGCCGCCGCGTACAGGGCGGCGCCCAGCACGGCGCCCGCGGCGGCGGTGAGCACGGCCTCGGCGGTGGTGATCGCGACGACCTGGCCGGGGGTGGCGCCGACCAGCCGGAGCGCGGCGAGCCGCCCGTCGCGGCGCGCGACGGTGAGCCGGGCGGCGGCGCCGCCGAACACCAGCAGGGGCGCGATCATCAGCACGGACGCGATCCCGGCGAGCACCCGGTAGACGCTCATCCACGTGGACGTGCCGGTGTCGAAGGCGTCGACGCGGGTGGGGGCGGCGGTGGTCTCCAGGCCGGTCGTGTCGGAGCGCGGGGCGGTCATGACGGGCGCGGCGGCGTCCCGTCCGACGACCGCGACGAGTTCGCCGGGGTGGACGAGCGCGTCGCGGCCGAGCGTCCCGGCGGGCTCGGGGAACCGGTCGGCGAGCCGTTCGGCGGGCAGGTCCGCCAGCAGGCCGGCGAGCGCGGGGGACGCCCACGTCTCTCCCGGCTCCGGGAAGCGCGGCATTCCGGGCGGGACGGGCGCGCCTTCGGAAAGCGCGGCGAGATCGACGACCGTGATCGGCTCGCCGCGCACGTAGTCGGTGGACAGCGCCTGGACGGCGGTCGGCGTCCCGGACGCCTCGGCCGGGTGCCGCCACGCGTCGGCGGCGGAGCGCGCGGCGAACGCGTGGTTCGCGCCGAGCGCGAACAGCAGCAGGCCGGTCGAGACGGCGACGGCGGCGAGGGCGAGCAGGGAACCGAGCAGGTCGCGGGCTCCCCCGCCGCGCAGCAGCCGCCACGACAGGGCGAACGCCGTGCGCATCACGCCGCCCCGGCGACGGGGTGCCGCACGCGGCCGTCGCG
The nucleotide sequence above comes from Actinomadura algeriensis. Encoded proteins:
- a CDS encoding ATP-binding protein, translated to MPGPGPAPETAHTTVHTTAHIAQNMADAMTDEPDAPAGTRPGWVWALPGGPGCAGHARRVLRDALAALDFPRDVIGDAQLMVSELATNAHQHAGDHGPHELWLYFGDDGTGGEGTGEVRCAVFDALADAALPGYSWTSGDCGRGLGIVRELAHGRWGMRRTRSRLGPSVRGKAVWFAIPQAPPA
- a CDS encoding helix-turn-helix domain-containing protein produces the protein MTYRPTVRGRRLAREIRRLREEQKLTLQEVADRLDWSRATISRLETGQTRPKPGDIADILDLYGVPSPERDSLITLARQAGQRGWWTAYQDVFAGSYVALEDEASHIRTWDPQLIHGLLQTEQYARAVITAGRLLPNPEDIERRISARKHRQGLLNRDTAPQLHVIFDEGVLRRQIGEEGVMRAQLESLVAAAERPTITIQVLPYSTREHAGLDGRFTILSYPDPADPDIAYVEGTMGDVYLESAEAIAKHRDRFDLIKAAALSTEESAHLIAEAARSSP
- a CDS encoding DUF397 domain-containing protein produces the protein MTNLQRDLTGAAWRKSSHSGSGDQCVEVAPLSRDLRAVRDSKDPGGPALVLTPAAFEALLTTAREA
- a CDS encoding LLM class F420-dependent oxidoreductase; translated protein: MSTELKLGVNVGYWQREPEDQTETVLAAERLGYDSVFTAEAYGSDAFTPLTWYAARTSRIKLGTAVVQMSARTPAATAMHALTLDALSGGRVILGLGASGPQVVEGWYGQPFPKPLARTREYLDIVRRVWRRDEPVTGAGPHYPLPLPGGAGLGKPLKSIVHPVRPEIPVYLGAEGPKNVALAAEATQGWLPLFVDPEQIEPVFGGSLAGRPDGFEIAATVTTIVTDDLASALEFAKIPLAFYIGGMGARDRNFHLDLIGRLGYAEQAARVQELFLDGRRQEAIKAVPDDLADSISLLGPIGRIKERLQLWRDSPVTTLLIAGVKDEPTLRAIKETADG
- a CDS encoding acetolactate synthase large subunit, with the protein product MSAQEDAARLLVRTLEAEGVEYVFGIPGEENIHFVNALNDSSIRYVLVRHEQGAAFMAEIYGRLTGKAGVASATLGPGAINLQLGVADATTNSTPVVAISAQVGLDRIYKESHQIVDLVSLFRPITKWAELAPRAEALPEMVRKAFKTAQTERPGAVYLAIPEDVESATVPAGLAPLPVNVVRPQEPSPSQVARAADVLALARRPIVLAGHGATRHHAGDALVHLSERLGLPVATTFNGKGVFPDDHRNALGAVGFMRHDYVNFGFDEADVLITVGYELQEFDPVKINPDGDKKIIHVHPSPAEVDDHYAVEVGIQGDISRSLYALADATHRRFDVNGTGRKIRELMRAELAEGATEDGFPLSPRRIVTDVRAAMGRKDIVLADTGAVKMWMARMYPTYEPNTLLVSNGLSSMGFAVPGAIAAKLAHPDRKVLAATGDGAFLMNSQELETAVRENVPITVLIWDDSAYGLIEWKMDLELGRSSHIKFGNPDFVKYAESFGAHGYRVESADELLPTLRKALADDGVSVVTVPVDYSHNLRLTDKLGELTDPF
- a CDS encoding TetR/AcrR family transcriptional regulator — translated: MDEHSTGLPTRGERQEQTRAALVEAARDVFSRDGYHGAGLGEIARIAGYTRGAVYSNFDGKADLFLAVMDANLREVSGRVWDPFDPVLPETDTEVAEVIRGMALATLEFIAVAARDERLSEALAGRVRRLLDLYTRIADGARPDGEPLASAEVGALLAALDQGVALLALSGLVAIDQRTMRVGLRRLVDPARAASHEPADAPGGSAALHDLAIRRQIAAARRDRDR
- a CDS encoding ABC transporter ATP-binding protein — translated: MTAVLEIEGLTRRFGTVVANDDVSLRVRPGEVVGLLGHNGAGKTTLVSQVVGLLRPDAGRITVGGVDAVARPAAARRMVALQPQAHVPIDGLTLTAAVKVAARLRGLDAGQAGEAARRLVAELGLGAWADRRALPEGRGLSGGVRRLAGFAMAVVGGAPLVILDEPSNDVDAVRRRALWATVRRVADQGSGVLLVTHNVVEAERVVDELVVLDAGRVVIAGTPARLRGDDGLRLELHLVPDGPDPSDPGTATAGGPPVPVPVRRRVRSGRRVLLTVPPDAAAAAVSWAASHREQGTLDGYALTPATLEDAYLAATSDPARETEGVTGGA
- a CDS encoding ABC transporter permease; translation: MPEAPAFAPSPAPAPAGIGPWGAYRTLLSWQLAQIGGLLPLLVVVQALLAAGIVIGFGLLVPSIDASTAVFLTTGAPTVLLLTIGLAIVPQGVARTRLDGTFTYMRALPVPRPLLFLADLTVWVAISTPSVGVAVLVGWLRYDLRPSFHWPLLICAALLVAVTATAVGYAVAVVLKPMLAQLVSQVLVFFVLLFSPVTFPESRLPGWYRTLHDVLPVRPGADLLRAGLASDLYEADVRDLIVLVCWCAAGVAISIRALVRRD
- a CDS encoding methyltransferase domain-containing protein — protein: MAGEATYTHGHHETVLSAHRWRTVENSAAYLIEHLRPGASVLDVGCGPGSITAGLAGRVAPGRVVGVDAAESVVEQATRAIPDGVRNVEFAVGDVYDLRFPDGAFDVVHAHQVLQHIADPVGALREMRRVAKPGGVVAVREADFGGMVWHPDPPGMDAWLPVYYRVARGNGGEPDAGRRLAAWAREAGFADVRASASSWCFATPDERAWWAESWGGRLARSAVADTAVAEGHATRDDLERIYAGWKAWAAAEDGWFAVLHGEILCRA
- a CDS encoding FtsX-like permease family protein; translation: MRTAFALSWRLLRGGGARDLLGSLLALAAVAVSTGLLLFALGANHAFAARSAADAWRHPAEASGTPTAVQALSTDYVRGEPITVVDLAALSEGAPVPPGMPRFPEPGETWASPALAGLLADLPAERLADRFPEPAGTLGRDALVHPGELVAVVGRDAAAPVMTAPRSDTTGLETTAAPTRVDAFDTGTSTWMSVYRVLAGIASVLMIAPLLVFGGAAARLTVARRDGRLAALRLVGATPGQVVAITTAEAVLTAAAGAVLGAALYAAAVPALAHITIQGGGWFTAHLWPGLPVVAAVLAAVPLLVGASAVVGLRRVVISPLGVARRETPPALRAVRVLSLLAVLVAFGAVGGGLMGMRYAGLAILLVLMTLAFLTINYAGPWVVSVIGGCMVALARTPSRLLAGRRLRDDPRSVWRTVAGVALTGFVAGFLALLNPGAIESAPSDRLRIAVPDGREPAAVAARAKERLTGTEAAVSTGRPGGDPRAGDDLVTITVPGGAAAVDRARTALHGLVPGHVATTPADDDTGGRRLLGDLRTGALTVLAVSFLIGTTSAGITGASAVLDRRRTYAMLRLAGTPLGVLDRARRQETLVPLAVMGGGSLLAGLFFGSPFATGVGTESLLTLAAFLVAGFGGILAASALSRPLLRAVTTDPAPRPD